The Streptomyces avermitilis MA-4680 = NBRC 14893 genome contains a region encoding:
- a CDS encoding vWA domain-containing protein has product MAAISLAKVEETAPALVSLYKSAGVSLHKHGLDGQRAAVYLVVDYSGSMRPYYKDGSVQALTDRVLGLSAHLDDDGTVPVVFFSTDIDAVTDIALADHQGHIELIVAGLGHMGKTSYHLAMDAVIDHYLDSGSKDPAFVVFQTDGGPTSKPAAERYLCKAAELPLFWQFIGFGDPGSRQFEFLRKLDELAVPHKRVVDNAGFFHAGTDPRKVSDGELYDRLVGEFPQWLAAARTHGIVR; this is encoded by the coding sequence ATGGCCGCGATCAGCCTCGCCAAGGTGGAGGAGACCGCGCCCGCGCTGGTCAGCCTGTACAAGAGCGCCGGGGTGTCCCTGCACAAGCACGGCCTTGACGGTCAGCGGGCCGCCGTCTATCTCGTGGTCGACTACTCGGGGTCGATGAGGCCGTATTACAAGGACGGCAGTGTGCAGGCGCTCACCGACCGGGTGCTCGGTCTGTCGGCGCACCTCGACGACGACGGGACCGTGCCGGTCGTCTTCTTCTCCACGGACATCGATGCCGTCACGGACATCGCGCTCGCCGACCACCAGGGCCACATCGAGCTGATCGTGGCCGGACTCGGACACATGGGCAAGACCAGCTATCACCTGGCCATGGACGCCGTCATCGACCACTACCTCGACAGCGGTTCCAAGGACCCCGCCTTCGTCGTCTTCCAGACGGACGGTGGGCCCACCAGCAAGCCGGCCGCCGAACGGTACTTGTGCAAGGCCGCCGAGCTGCCCCTGTTCTGGCAGTTCATCGGGTTCGGGGACCCGGGAAGCCGACAGTTCGAATTCCTGCGCAAGCTGGACGAGTTGGCGGTTCCGCACAAGCGGGTGGTGGACAACGCCGGGTTCTTCCACGCCGGTACGGATCCGCGGAAGGTGTCCGACGGCGAGCTGTACGACCGACTGGTGGGCGAGTTCCCCCAGTGGCTGGCGGCCGCCCGCACCCACGGGATCGTCCGGTGA
- a CDS encoding chitosanase encodes MKRAALLLLTAVPAAVAAATAVYLFGLAPSDPDRTESPKPPSRQSSASAQGLNAPAKKELAQEIVASAENSTLDWRSAYGYVEDIGDGRGYTAGVIGFCTGTHDLLTLVERYTKDHPGNGLARFLPALRAVDGTDSHAGLGRAFTAAWRAEAGVAAFRAAQDAERDRVYFDPAVRLARHDGLGALGQFIYYDAMVVHGPGTDPHSLQGIRARALREADTPAEGGSETRYLDAFLDVRRTVMKSEKSHHDTTRIDTAQRRFLYDGNLDLRTPLEWRVYGERYRVP; translated from the coding sequence ATGAAACGTGCCGCTCTCCTGCTGCTCACGGCCGTCCCCGCCGCCGTCGCCGCGGCGACGGCGGTCTACCTCTTCGGCCTCGCGCCCTCGGACCCGGACAGGACCGAGAGCCCCAAGCCCCCGTCGCGGCAGTCCTCCGCGAGCGCGCAGGGCCTGAACGCCCCCGCCAAGAAGGAGCTGGCGCAGGAGATCGTGGCGAGCGCGGAGAACTCCACCCTGGACTGGCGCAGCGCCTACGGCTACGTCGAGGACATCGGTGACGGCCGGGGCTACACGGCGGGCGTCATCGGCTTCTGCACCGGCACGCACGATCTGCTCACCCTGGTCGAGCGCTACACGAAGGACCACCCCGGCAACGGCCTGGCCCGCTTCCTTCCCGCGCTGCGCGCGGTGGACGGCACGGACTCCCACGCGGGCCTGGGCCGGGCGTTCACGGCGGCGTGGCGGGCGGAGGCCGGCGTCGCGGCCTTCCGCGCGGCCCAGGACGCGGAACGCGACCGCGTCTACTTCGACCCGGCCGTCCGTCTCGCCCGGCACGACGGCCTGGGCGCGCTCGGCCAGTTCATCTACTACGACGCGATGGTCGTCCACGGCCCGGGCACCGACCCGCACAGTCTCCAGGGCATCCGCGCCCGGGCCCTGCGGGAGGCGGACACCCCCGCGGAGGGCGGCTCCGAGACGAGGTACCTGGACGCCTTCCTGGACGTGCGCCGCACGGTGATGAAGTCCGAGAAGTCCCACCACGACACGACCCGCATCGACACGGCCCAGCGGCGGTTCCTGTACGACGGCAACCTGGACCTGCGCACGCCGCTGGAGTGGCGGGTGTACGGGGAGCGGTACCGGGTGCCGTGA
- a CDS encoding HutD family protein encodes MTVLLPAAERVAVAWKNGGGVTREIAAAPPGADMAAFAWRVSLAEVAADGPFSAFPEVERTLTLVEGAGMDLTVGGRRRLVDTRYVPQDFPGDVPTDCRLLGGPVVNLNVMWRRGGAAPTVAVVRGRLRLPAAPALVVALDGGADLAGVRLGRYDALLLTGEDTVLHAHGPTAVVGLTPARGLAALTHDERH; translated from the coding sequence GTGACCGTCCTGCTTCCCGCCGCCGAACGCGTGGCCGTGGCCTGGAAGAACGGCGGCGGGGTGACCCGCGAGATCGCCGCCGCGCCGCCCGGTGCGGACATGGCCGCCTTCGCCTGGCGCGTCAGCCTCGCCGAGGTCGCCGCGGACGGGCCGTTCTCCGCGTTTCCCGAGGTGGAGCGGACCCTCACCCTCGTCGAGGGCGCCGGCATGGACCTGACGGTGGGCGGGCGGCGGCGGCTCGTCGACACGCGGTACGTGCCCCAGGACTTCCCCGGTGACGTGCCCACCGACTGCCGGCTGCTCGGCGGCCCCGTCGTGAACCTCAACGTGATGTGGCGCAGGGGCGGCGCGGCCCCGACCGTCGCCGTCGTACGCGGCCGGCTGCGCCTGCCCGCGGCGCCCGCCCTGGTGGTCGCCCTCGACGGGGGCGCGGACCTGGCCGGGGTGCGGCTCGGCCGCTACGACGCCCTGTTGCTGACCGGCGAGGACACCGTGCTGCACGCACACGGGCCGACGGCGGTCGTCGGACTCACCCCCGCCCGGGGGCTCGCGGCCCTCACGCACGACGAGCGGCACTGA
- a CDS encoding glutamate synthase subunit beta has product MADPKGFLTHGREVARTRPVEERVKDWNEVYVPGSLLPIISKQAGRCMDCGIPFCHNGCPLGNLIPEWNDYAYREDWTSASERLHATNNFPEFTGRLCPAPCESACVLGINQPAVTIKNVEVSIIDKAWDTGDVKPQAPERLSGKTVAVVGSGPAGLAAAQQLTRAGHTVAVYERADRIGGLLRYGIPEFKMEKRHINRRIEQMRAEGTKFRTGVEIGRDIDAAKLRRRYDAVVVAAGSTTARDLPVPGRELKGVYQAMEYLPLANKVQEGDFVAPPITAEGKHVVVIGGGDTGADCVGTAHRQGAASVTQLEILAKPGEERAAHQPWPTFPMLYKVTSAHEEGGERVYSVSTTHFEGDEDGNVQWLHLVEVEFVDGKLTQKPGTERRIPAQLVTLAMGFTGTDQDNGLVTQFGLGLDERGNIARDADFQTNVPGVFVAGDAGRGQSLIVWAIAEGRSAAKGVDRFLTGASELPAPIRPTDRSLMV; this is encoded by the coding sequence ATGGCTGATCCCAAGGGCTTCCTTACGCACGGCCGCGAGGTCGCCAGGACCCGTCCGGTCGAGGAGCGGGTCAAGGACTGGAACGAGGTCTACGTCCCCGGCTCGCTGCTGCCGATCATCTCGAAGCAGGCCGGCCGCTGCATGGACTGCGGCATCCCGTTCTGCCACAACGGCTGTCCGCTCGGGAACCTGATCCCCGAGTGGAACGACTACGCCTACCGCGAGGACTGGACCTCCGCGTCCGAGCGGCTGCACGCCACGAACAACTTCCCGGAGTTCACGGGCCGCCTGTGCCCCGCTCCGTGCGAGTCGGCGTGCGTGCTGGGCATCAACCAGCCCGCGGTGACCATCAAGAACGTCGAGGTCTCCATCATCGACAAGGCGTGGGACACCGGCGACGTCAAGCCGCAGGCCCCCGAGCGCCTGTCGGGCAAGACGGTCGCGGTCGTCGGGTCCGGCCCCGCCGGTCTCGCCGCCGCCCAGCAGCTGACCCGGGCCGGTCACACGGTCGCGGTGTACGAGCGCGCGGACCGCATCGGCGGCCTCCTGCGCTACGGCATCCCCGAGTTCAAGATGGAGAAGCGGCACATCAACCGCCGTATCGAGCAGATGCGCGCGGAGGGCACCAAGTTCCGCACGGGTGTCGAGATCGGCCGCGACATCGACGCCGCGAAGCTGCGCAGGCGCTACGACGCGGTGGTCGTCGCCGCGGGGTCCACGACCGCCCGTGACCTCCCGGTCCCCGGCCGTGAGCTCAAGGGCGTCTACCAGGCGATGGAGTACCTGCCCCTGGCCAACAAGGTGCAGGAGGGCGACTTCGTGGCCCCGCCGATCACCGCCGAGGGCAAGCACGTCGTCGTGATCGGCGGCGGTGACACGGGCGCGGACTGCGTGGGCACCGCCCACCGTCAGGGCGCGGCCTCGGTCACGCAGCTGGAGATCCTGGCGAAGCCGGGCGAGGAGCGCGCCGCGCACCAGCCCTGGCCGACGTTCCCGATGCTCTACAAGGTCACCTCCGCGCACGAGGAGGGCGGCGAGCGGGTCTACTCCGTCAGCACCACCCACTTCGAGGGCGACGAGGACGGCAACGTCCAGTGGCTGCACCTGGTCGAGGTCGAGTTCGTCGACGGCAAGCTGACCCAGAAGCCGGGCACGGAGCGCAGGATCCCGGCGCAGCTGGTGACGCTGGCGATGGGCTTCACGGGCACGGACCAGGACAACGGACTGGTCACCCAGTTCGGCCTGGGCCTCGACGAGCGCGGCAACATCGCGCGCGACGCGGACTTCCAGACCAACGTCCCCGGTGTCTTCGTCGCGGGCGACGCGGGCCGCGGCCAGTCCCTGATCGTCTGGGCCATCGCGGAGGGCCGCTCGGCCGCCAAGGGCGTCGACCGCTTCCTCACCGGCGCGAGCGAACTGCCGGCGCCGATCCGTCCCACGGACCGCTCGCTGATGGTCTGA
- the gltB gene encoding glutamate synthase large subunit yields the protein MRTPRQPSQHSTNGQKWSFMDARPAAQGMYDPRNEHDACGVGFVATLTGEASHALVEQALTVLRNLEHRGATGSEPDSGDGAGILSQVPDAFLREVAGFELPAAGAYAVGIAFLPEDGTDEAVSQIETIAGDEGLTVLGWREVPVAPELLGATARSTMPAFRQIFVSDGQSQGIDLDRRAFVLRKRAEREAGVYFPSLSARTIVYKGMLTTGQLEPFFPDLSDRRFASAIALVHSRFSTNTFPSWPLAHPYRFVAHNGEINTVKGNRNWMAARESQLVSEKFGSAGSGAKGLERIFPVCTPDASDSASFDEVLELLHLGGRSLPHSVLMMIPEAWENHDSMDAARRAFYQFHATMMEPWDGPACVTFTDGTQVGAVLDRNGLRPGRYWVTDEGLVVLGSEVGVLDIDPARVVRKGRLQPGRMFLVDTAEHRIIEDDEIKAGLAAEKPYADWLEAGEIELEDLPEREHIVHTHASVTRRQQTFGYTEEELRVILAPMAKAGAEPIGSMGTDSPIAALSERPRLLFDYFTQLFAQVTNPPLDAIREELVTSLRSSLGPQGNLLEPTAASCRSVTLPFPVIDNDELAKLIHINADGDMPGMKAATLSGLYRVSGGGESLAARIEEICSEADAAIENGARLIVLSDRHSDAEHAPIPSLLLTAAVHHHLIRTKQRTQVGLLVEAGDVREVHHVALLIGFGAAAVNPYLAMESVEDLVRAGTFLSDIEAEQAIRNLIYALGKGVLKVMSKMGISTVASYRGAQVFEAVGLDEEFVNKYFSGTATKIGGAGLDVIAKEVAARHAKAYPASGIAPAHRALDIGGEYQWRREGEPHLFDPETVFRLQHSTRSGKYDIFKKYTDRVNEQSERLMTLRGLFGFKSGREPISLDEVEPVSEIVKRFSTGAMSYGSISREAHETLAIAMNQLGGKSNTGEGGEDADRLYDPARRSAIKQVASGRFGVTSEYLVNADDIQIKMAQGAKPGEGGQLPGHKVYPWIASTRHSTPGVGLISPPPHHDIYSIEDLAQLIHDLKNANPQARIHVKLVSEVGVGTVAAGVSKAHADVVLISGHDGGTGASPLTSLKHAGGPWELGLAETQQTLLLNGLRDRIVVQTDGQLKTGRDVVIAALLGAEEFGFATAPLVVSGCVMMRVCHLDTCPVGIATQNPVLRDRFTGKAEYVVNFFKFIAEEVREILAELGFRSIEEAVGHAEALDVARAIEHWKAQGLDLAPLFYVPELPEGAALHQVIQQDHGLEKALDNELIKLAADALAANSVTDAQPVRAQVAIRNINRTVGTMLGHEVTKKFGGAGLPDDTIDITFTGSAGQSFGAFLPRGVTLRLEGDANDYVGKGLSGGRVIVRPDRGADHLAEYSTIAGNTIAYGATGGELFLRGRTGERFCVRNSGATVVSEGVGDHGCEYMTGGRAVVLGETGRNFAAGMSGGVAYVIDLDRDNVNVGNAGAVEELTEDDKQWLHDVVRRHAEETGSTVAEKLLAEWSVSAQRFSKIIPSTYKAVLAAKDAAERAGLTETEITEKMMEAATNG from the coding sequence ATGCGTACGCCGCGCCAGCCGTCCCAGCACTCCACGAATGGCCAGAAGTGGTCCTTCATGGATGCTCGCCCTGCTGCGCAGGGTATGTACGACCCCCGCAACGAGCACGACGCCTGTGGCGTCGGTTTCGTGGCCACCCTCACCGGCGAGGCGAGCCACGCGCTGGTCGAGCAGGCGCTCACGGTGCTGCGCAACCTGGAGCACCGCGGTGCGACCGGCTCCGAACCCGACTCCGGCGACGGCGCGGGCATCCTGTCCCAGGTTCCCGACGCCTTCCTCCGGGAGGTGGCCGGTTTTGAACTGCCCGCCGCCGGTGCGTACGCGGTCGGCATCGCCTTCCTGCCCGAGGACGGCACGGACGAGGCCGTCTCACAGATCGAGACGATCGCCGGCGACGAGGGCCTGACGGTCCTCGGCTGGCGCGAGGTCCCGGTCGCCCCCGAGCTCCTCGGCGCCACCGCCCGCTCCACGATGCCCGCCTTCCGCCAGATCTTCGTGAGCGACGGACAGTCGCAGGGCATCGACCTGGACCGCAGGGCGTTCGTGCTGCGCAAGCGCGCCGAGCGCGAGGCCGGCGTCTACTTCCCGTCGCTGTCCGCCCGCACCATCGTCTACAAGGGCATGCTGACCACCGGCCAGCTGGAGCCCTTCTTCCCGGACCTGTCCGACCGCCGCTTCGCCTCCGCGATCGCGCTCGTGCACTCCCGGTTCTCCACGAACACCTTCCCGAGCTGGCCGCTCGCCCACCCGTACCGCTTCGTCGCGCACAACGGCGAGATCAACACGGTCAAGGGCAACCGCAACTGGATGGCGGCCCGCGAGTCCCAGCTCGTCTCCGAGAAGTTCGGCTCCGCCGGCAGCGGGGCCAAGGGACTGGAGCGGATCTTCCCGGTCTGCACGCCCGACGCCTCCGACTCGGCGTCCTTCGACGAGGTCCTTGAGCTGCTGCACCTCGGCGGCCGGTCCCTCCCGCACTCCGTGCTGATGATGATCCCGGAGGCGTGGGAGAACCACGACTCCATGGACGCGGCCCGCCGCGCCTTCTACCAGTTCCACGCCACGATGATGGAGCCCTGGGACGGCCCGGCCTGCGTCACCTTCACCGACGGCACCCAGGTCGGCGCGGTCCTCGACCGCAACGGTCTGCGCCCCGGCCGCTACTGGGTCACCGACGAGGGCCTGGTCGTCCTCGGCTCCGAGGTCGGCGTCCTCGACATCGACCCCGCCAGGGTCGTCCGCAAGGGCCGGCTTCAGCCGGGCCGGATGTTCCTCGTCGACACCGCCGAGCACCGCATCATCGAGGACGACGAGATCAAGGCCGGCCTCGCCGCCGAGAAGCCCTACGCCGACTGGCTGGAGGCCGGCGAGATCGAGCTGGAGGACCTCCCCGAGCGTGAGCACATCGTGCACACCCACGCCTCGGTCACCCGCCGCCAGCAGACCTTCGGCTACACCGAGGAGGAGCTGCGCGTCATCCTCGCGCCGATGGCCAAGGCCGGTGCCGAGCCGATCGGCTCGATGGGCACGGACTCGCCGATCGCCGCGCTGTCGGAGCGCCCGCGTCTGCTCTTCGACTACTTCACCCAGCTGTTCGCGCAGGTCACCAACCCGCCGCTGGACGCGATCCGCGAGGAACTCGTCACGTCCCTGCGCTCCTCCCTCGGCCCGCAGGGCAACCTGCTGGAGCCGACGGCCGCGTCCTGTCGTAGCGTCACCCTGCCTTTCCCGGTGATCGACAACGACGAGCTGGCCAAGCTCATCCACATCAACGCCGACGGCGACATGCCCGGCATGAAGGCCGCGACCCTGTCCGGCCTGTACCGGGTCTCCGGCGGCGGCGAGTCCCTCGCCGCGCGCATCGAGGAGATCTGCTCCGAGGCCGACGCCGCCATCGAGAACGGCGCCCGGCTGATCGTCCTGTCGGACCGCCACTCCGACGCCGAGCACGCGCCGATCCCGTCGCTGCTGCTCACCGCGGCCGTCCACCACCACCTCATCCGCACCAAGCAGCGCACCCAGGTGGGTCTGCTCGTCGAGGCCGGTGACGTCCGCGAGGTCCACCACGTCGCCCTGCTCATCGGCTTCGGCGCCGCGGCCGTCAACCCGTACCTCGCGATGGAGTCCGTGGAGGACCTCGTCCGCGCCGGTACGTTCCTGTCGGACATCGAGGCCGAGCAGGCCATCCGCAACCTGATCTACGCGCTGGGCAAGGGCGTCCTCAAGGTCATGTCCAAGATGGGCATCTCCACCGTCGCCTCCTACCGCGGCGCGCAGGTCTTCGAAGCGGTCGGTCTGGACGAGGAGTTCGTCAACAAGTACTTCAGCGGCACGGCGACGAAGATCGGCGGCGCCGGTCTCGACGTCATCGCCAAGGAGGTCGCCGCCCGCCACGCCAAGGCCTACCCGGCCTCCGGCATCGCGCCCGCGCACCGCGCCCTCGACATAGGCGGCGAGTACCAGTGGCGCCGCGAGGGCGAGCCGCACCTGTTCGACCCGGAGACGGTCTTCCGCCTCCAGCACTCCACGCGCTCGGGCAAGTACGACATCTTCAAGAAGTACACGGACCGGGTGAACGAGCAGTCCGAGCGCCTGATGACGCTGCGCGGCCTGTTCGGCTTCAAGTCGGGCCGCGAGCCGATCTCCCTCGACGAGGTCGAGCCGGTCAGCGAGATCGTCAAGCGGTTCTCGACCGGCGCCATGTCGTACGGCTCGATCTCCCGCGAGGCGCACGAGACCCTCGCCATCGCCATGAACCAGCTGGGCGGCAAGTCCAACACCGGTGAGGGCGGCGAGGACGCGGACCGCCTGTACGACCCGGCGCGCCGCTCGGCCATCAAGCAGGTCGCCTCCGGCCGCTTCGGTGTGACCTCCGAGTACCTGGTCAACGCGGACGACATCCAGATCAAGATGGCCCAGGGCGCCAAGCCCGGCGAGGGCGGTCAGCTGCCCGGCCACAAGGTGTACCCCTGGATCGCCAGCACCCGTCACTCGACCCCGGGTGTCGGCCTGATCTCCCCGCCGCCGCACCACGACATCTACTCCATCGAGGACCTGGCCCAGCTGATCCACGACCTGAAGAACGCGAACCCGCAGGCGCGGATTCACGTGAAGCTGGTCTCCGAGGTCGGCGTCGGCACGGTCGCCGCGGGTGTCTCCAAGGCCCACGCGGACGTCGTACTGATCTCCGGTCACGACGGTGGTACGGGCGCGTCGCCGCTGACGTCGCTCAAGCACGCCGGCGGTCCCTGGGAGCTGGGCCTCGCCGAGACCCAGCAGACGCTGCTGCTCAACGGCCTGCGCGACCGCATCGTCGTCCAGACCGACGGCCAGCTGAAGACCGGCCGTGACGTCGTCATCGCCGCGCTGCTCGGCGCCGAGGAGTTCGGTTTCGCGACCGCGCCGCTCGTCGTCTCCGGGTGCGTCATGATGCGCGTCTGCCACCTGGACACCTGCCCGGTCGGCATCGCCACCCAGAACCCGGTGCTCCGCGACCGGTTCACCGGCAAGGCCGAGTACGTCGTGAACTTCTTCAAGTTCATCGCCGAAGAGGTCCGCGAGATCCTCGCCGAGCTGGGCTTCCGCTCCATCGAGGAGGCCGTCGGCCACGCCGAGGCGCTCGACGTGGCCCGCGCGATCGAGCACTGGAAGGCGCAGGGCCTGGACCTGGCTCCGCTCTTCTACGTGCCCGAGCTGCCCGAGGGCGCGGCGCTCCACCAGGTCATCCAGCAGGACCACGGCCTGGAGAAGGCGCTCGACAACGAGCTGATCAAGCTCGCCGCCGACGCCCTGGCCGCGAACAGCGTGACCGACGCCCAGCCGGTCCGCGCCCAGGTCGCGATCCGCAACATCAACCGCACGGTCGGCACCATGCTCGGCCACGAGGTGACGAAGAAGTTCGGCGGCGCGGGTCTGCCCGACGACACCATCGACATCACCTTCACCGGCTCGGCGGGCCAGTCGTTCGGCGCGTTCCTGCCGCGCGGTGTCACGCTGCGCCTGGAGGGCGACGCCAACGACTACGTGGGCAAGGGCCTCTCCGGCGGCCGCGTGATCGTCCGTCCCGACCGGGGCGCCGACCACCTCGCCGAGTACTCGACGATCGCGGGCAACACCATCGCGTACGGCGCGACCGGCGGCGAGCTGTTCCTGCGCGGTCGTACGGGTGAGCGGTTCTGCGTCCGCAACTCCGGCGCGACGGTCGTGTCCGAGGGCGTGGGCGACCACGGCTGCGAGTACATGACCGGTGGCCGCGCGGTGGTCCTCGGCGAGACGGGCCGTAACTTCGCGGCCGGCATGTCCGGCGGCGTCGCGTACGTCATCGACCTCGACCGCGACAACGTCAACGTCGGCAACGCCGGCGCCGTCGAGGAGCTGACCGAGGACGACAAGCAGTGGCTGCACGACGTGGTGCGCCGCCACGCCGAGGAGACCGGCTCCACGGTCGCCGAGAAGCTCCTCGCCGAGTGGTCCGTCTCCGCGCAGCGCTTCAGCAAGATCATCCCCAGCACGTACAAGGCAGTGCTCGCCGCCAAGGACGCCGCCGAGCGAGCCGGTCTCACCGAGACCGAGATCACCGAGAAGATGATGGAGGCGGCGACCAATGGCTGA
- a CDS encoding rhomboid family intramembrane serine protease translates to MEPKSPESPETPDSPESPESADSAVTTCYRHPKVESHVRCIRCDRYICPDCMREASVGHQCVECVKEGARSVRQARTAFGGRITTAPLVTYVLIGLNVLAYLGEVLRPALVDRFQMLGAGLAGPDGGHYLWQDPYPSSFHAEGVVGGEWERLLTGAFLHLPPTEGTFGILHIVMNMVSLWNLGRVVEAQLGRVRFLALYLLSALGGSVLVLLIAPDTPTVGASGAIFGLGAAYYVMARRLGADMRAVNRFIAGLLLWLLISAGLTSWQGHLGGLLAGGLVTLAYAYVPRGPRRGLLQAAACVGLLALLLVLTVGKVSGLTG, encoded by the coding sequence GTGGAACCCAAGTCCCCGGAGTCACCCGAGACCCCGGACTCCCCCGAGTCACCTGAGTCCGCCGACTCCGCTGTCACCACCTGCTACCGCCATCCCAAGGTGGAGTCGCACGTCCGCTGCATCCGGTGCGACCGGTACATCTGCCCGGACTGCATGCGGGAGGCGTCCGTCGGTCATCAATGCGTGGAGTGCGTGAAGGAAGGCGCGCGGTCGGTACGGCAGGCCCGCACGGCCTTCGGCGGGCGGATCACGACGGCCCCCCTGGTGACGTACGTACTGATCGGCCTCAATGTGCTGGCCTACCTGGGCGAGGTGCTGCGGCCGGCGCTCGTGGACCGGTTCCAGATGCTGGGCGCGGGTCTTGCCGGGCCGGACGGCGGGCACTACCTGTGGCAGGACCCGTACCCCTCGTCCTTCCACGCGGAGGGTGTCGTGGGCGGGGAGTGGGAGCGGCTGCTGACCGGCGCGTTCCTGCATCTGCCGCCCACCGAGGGCACGTTCGGGATCCTGCACATCGTGATGAACATGGTGTCGCTGTGGAACCTGGGCCGGGTGGTGGAGGCCCAGCTCGGCCGTGTCCGCTTCCTCGCCCTCTATCTGCTGTCGGCGCTCGGCGGCTCGGTGCTGGTGCTGCTGATCGCGCCCGACACCCCCACGGTCGGCGCCTCGGGGGCGATCTTCGGTCTGGGCGCCGCGTACTACGTGATGGCCCGCCGCCTGGGCGCCGACATGCGCGCCGTCAACCGCTTCATCGCGGGTCTGCTGCTGTGGCTGCTGATCTCGGCGGGCCTCACGTCCTGGCAGGGCCACCTCGGCGGACTGCTGGCGGGCGGCCTGGTCACGCTGGCGTACGCGTACGTACCGCGCGGCCCCCGGCGCGGTCTGCTCCAGGCGGCCGCGTGCGTGGGCCTGCTGGCGCTCCTGCTGGTCCTGACGGTGGGGAAGGTGTCCGGGCTGACGGGCTGA
- a CDS encoding acyl-CoA dehydrogenase family protein → MRFLLSPQQRDFARSLDAMLTAADTPSVIRGDHTARRALWSRIAEAGVFAPAVPEAYEGMGPLPVDLAVAFVELGRHAVPGPVVETVLAAALLAALPEPGPAKRLLPGLAAGETVATVGAPYALDGDAADVVLAVRGGELWLAPGVADVRPSLDPGRRITTPLPGGERISSRVPGHAFDWARLATAAQALGVGLALLDRTVTHVTRRVQFGVPTGSFQAVKHRLADAKTALEFARPLLFGAAVTLAPRDVAAAKAAACEAAYATARTALQLHGAIGYTAEYDLSLWLTKARALRTAWGSPAECRADVLSADVLSAARRA, encoded by the coding sequence ATGCGTTTTCTGCTGTCGCCGCAGCAGCGGGACTTCGCCCGCTCCCTGGACGCGATGCTGACGGCCGCCGACACCCCCTCGGTCATCCGCGGCGACCACACGGCCCGGCGCGCCCTGTGGTCCCGGATCGCGGAGGCGGGCGTCTTCGCGCCGGCGGTGCCCGAGGCGTACGAGGGCATGGGTCCGCTGCCGGTGGACCTGGCCGTGGCGTTCGTGGAGCTGGGGCGGCATGCGGTGCCGGGTCCGGTGGTGGAGACGGTGCTGGCGGCGGCGCTGCTGGCCGCGCTGCCCGAGCCGGGTCCGGCCAAGCGGCTGCTTCCGGGGCTGGCGGCGGGCGAGACCGTGGCCACGGTGGGCGCTCCGTACGCGCTGGACGGGGACGCCGCGGACGTCGTGCTCGCCGTGCGGGGCGGGGAGTTGTGGCTCGCGCCGGGCGTCGCGGACGTACGGCCGTCGCTCGATCCAGGCCGCCGGATCACCACGCCCCTGCCCGGCGGCGAACGGATCTCCTCGCGGGTGCCGGGGCACGCGTTCGACTGGGCCCGCCTCGCCACCGCCGCCCAGGCCCTCGGCGTCGGTCTCGCCCTCCTCGACCGCACGGTCACCCATGTCACGCGGCGCGTCCAGTTCGGTGTTCCCACCGGTTCGTTCCAGGCGGTCAAGCACCGACTGGCCGACGCGAAGACCGCCCTGGAGTTCGCGCGCCCGCTGCTCTTCGGAGCCGCGGTGACACTGGCTCCCCGGGACGTGGCCGCCGCCAAGGCCGCGGCCTGCGAGGCGGCGTACGCGACCGCCCGCACCGCGCTCCAGCTGCACGGCGCGATCGGCTACACCGCCGAGTACGACCTCTCCCTGTGGCTGACCAAGGCCCGTGCGCTGCGCACGGCGTGGGGCTCGCCGGCCGAGTGCCGGGCCGACGTCCTCAGTGCCGATGTCCTCAGTGCCGCTCGTCGTGCGTGA